The Pimelobacter simplex genomic sequence ACGCGATCGTCTCGCGGTAGTGCTCGTTGCCGAGAGCCTGGCGGCGAGCCTCGGCGGGGTCGAGCCCGACCGAGGCGTAGACCTCGGGGTGGACCAGCGAGCGCATCGTCACGTAGCCGACCTGCGCGGTGAGCGCCTGGTGCCACGCGCGCTGGGCACGGCTCAGGCCGCGCACCGCCTTGGTCAGCTCGTCGCGGGCGAAGGTGACGTGCCGGGCCTCCTCGACGACGTGGATCCGGGCGACCATGCGGGTCAGCGGCTGGACCCGCTCGTCGCGCATCAGCTCGCGCTGCCAGCGGTCGACCGGCTCCTCGCCGATGAGGATCGAGGCGTAGGCGCTCGGGCCGTGCAGGGCGAGCTGCCCGACCCGGCCGATCCGCTTGATCCGCGGGCGCGGCCCGTACGCCGGGACGCCCATCGCCGCGATCGCGCGACCGAACATCACCGTGTGCCGGGTCTCGTCGCCGACCTCGGTGAGCGCGAACTGGGTCCGCGGGTCGCGCGGGTCGGCGTCGTAGGCGTCGCGCAGCAGCAGTTGCATGAGCACGACCTCGAACCAGATGCCGACGCTGGCGATGCTCGCGATCTCGTGCGCGGACAGGGTGATCCGCTGCTCCTCGCTCAGCCGCTTCCAGAGCGGGGTGCCGTAGAGCGACATCCGCTCGGGCTGCATCCACCA encodes the following:
- a CDS encoding AurF N-oxygenase family protein, with translation MTLADRLLRSTARQSYDPEVDLDWSAPPVPGLWWMQPERMSLYGTPLWKRLSEEQRITLSAHEIASIASVGIWFEVVLMQLLLRDAYDADPRDPRTQFALTEVGDETRHTVMFGRAIAAMGVPAYGPRPRIKRIGRVGQLALHGPSAYASILIGEEPVDRWQRELMRDERVQPLTRMVARIHVVEEARHVTFARDELTKAVRGLSRAQRAWHQALTAQVGYVTMRSLVHPEVYASVGLDPAEARRQALGNEHYRETIAWMGEKVMPVLEEAGMVGAAQRKTWRASFLMR